In Treponema sp. OMZ 798, the following proteins share a genomic window:
- a CDS encoding RNA polymerase sigma factor RpoD/SigA, producing the protein MTEDLLLQYIKDSKKYPLLSAEQEAELADKVKKGNKEALETLVTSNLRLVIKMAKKFSSNETQVMELIQEGNIGLMKAASKFSKSFKVRFSSYAAWWIKQSFLRYLNSADKAIKLPVRKELLIRQVRQEEENYKIKYGISPSYKQLAEIMNEKIDIIAQIKSFNYTEICSLDDPIDKETSSSLYDFIPCNTYNPEEEVVDKEFKERLNKCLEILNDREKDVLKNRYGLDGIMTAIPFAVLGKKYSISAESIRQTQLRALRKLRADRNKIKAMVSV; encoded by the coding sequence ATGACGGAAGATCTGCTTTTACAATACATTAAGGATAGCAAAAAATATCCTCTTTTATCAGCCGAACAAGAAGCAGAATTAGCCGATAAAGTAAAAAAAGGCAACAAAGAAGCATTGGAGACACTTGTCACATCAAACTTGAGGCTTGTAATAAAGATGGCAAAAAAGTTCAGCTCAAATGAAACCCAAGTTATGGAGCTAATACAAGAAGGCAATATTGGATTGATGAAGGCTGCCTCGAAATTTTCAAAATCGTTTAAGGTACGCTTTTCCAGCTACGCCGCATGGTGGATAAAACAATCTTTTTTACGATATTTAAATTCGGCAGACAAGGCTATAAAACTTCCTGTAAGAAAAGAGCTTTTAATCAGACAGGTCCGCCAAGAAGAAGAAAATTATAAGATAAAGTATGGAATTTCGCCTTCATATAAGCAGCTTGCAGAAATAATGAACGAAAAAATAGATATTATAGCTCAAATAAAATCTTTTAATTATACCGAAATATGCAGCCTAGACGATCCTATTGATAAAGAAACATCTTCCTCTCTTTATGATTTTATTCCATGCAATACCTATAATCCTGAAGAAGAGGTTGTCGATAAAGAATTCAAAGAAAGATTAAATAAATGTTTGGAAATACTTAATGACCGCGAAAAAGATGTTTTAAAAAACAGATACGGCCTTGACGGCATCATGACAGCAATCCCCTTTGCAGTCTTAGGAAAAAAATATTCCATTTCGGCAGAATCCATCCGCCAAACCCAGCTGCGGGCTTTAAGAAAATTAAGAGCCGACAGAAATAAGATTAAGGCAATGGTCTCGGTGTAG
- a CDS encoding KamA family radical SAM protein — MREKNWREFSAAETADFEQPVLISSAFQKLIEEAEPQDARALRLQVEPSVHEKTACPYETSDPLGEQKYCISPYLVHQYENRVLLITTGTCLSYCRYCFRRGLTARSQNYIGAEELKEVTGYIKKNPQVTEVLVSGGDPLSGGFEKLERVLRELRSIKNDLLIRLCTRAPIFAPELFTGKLLRLLKQVSPLWLIPHINHPAELGKEQKRALKTCIEAGIPIQSQTVLLKGVNDNEKTLVNLFHGLACMGIKPGYLFQLDPAAGTSHFRVPLGEALELWEKAEAKLSGLSRPQFAVDLPEGGGKFPLSALLYSKKIIEQKAGTGFKAVGIDGVIHKYTY; from the coding sequence TTGATAGAAGAAGCCGAGCCTCAAGATGCAAGGGCCTTGCGCCTTCAAGTTGAGCCTTCCGTCCATGAAAAAACAGCCTGTCCTTACGAAACCTCAGACCCGCTCGGCGAGCAAAAATATTGCATAAGCCCTTATCTTGTTCACCAGTACGAAAACAGGGTGCTTCTTATAACGACGGGTACATGCCTTTCATATTGCCGTTATTGCTTTAGACGGGGACTCACAGCCCGCTCTCAAAACTACATTGGGGCTGAAGAATTAAAGGAAGTTACGGGCTATATCAAAAAAAATCCGCAGGTTACAGAGGTCCTTGTTTCAGGCGGCGATCCCTTAAGCGGAGGCTTTGAAAAGCTTGAAAGGGTATTAAGAGAATTACGCTCCATAAAAAATGACCTTTTGATAAGGCTGTGTACGAGGGCTCCGATATTTGCCCCCGAACTTTTTACGGGAAAACTTTTACGGCTTTTAAAACAGGTGAGCCCCCTATGGCTTATTCCCCATATAAACCATCCTGCAGAGCTTGGAAAGGAGCAAAAAAGAGCTTTAAAGACTTGCATTGAAGCCGGTATACCCATTCAAAGCCAAACCGTTCTTTTAAAAGGCGTAAATGATAACGAAAAAACCTTAGTCAACCTTTTTCACGGCCTTGCCTGCATGGGCATAAAACCCGGCTATCTTTTTCAGCTAGATCCCGCAGCCGGGACTTCCCATTTTCGAGTTCCCTTAGGTGAGGCCCTAGAGCTTTGGGAAAAAGCAGAAGCAAAGCTTTCAGGCTTGTCGCGGCCTCAGTTTGCTGTAGACCTTCCGGAAGGCGGAGGAAAATTTCCCCTTTCGGCACTTCTTTATTCTAAAAAAATCATAGAGCAAAAAGCAGGTACAGGCTTTAAGGCTGTCGGCATAGATGGTGTTATACATAAGTATACATATTAA